Genomic window (Daucus carota subsp. sativus chromosome 5, DH1 v3.0, whole genome shotgun sequence):
TTCTACGGATCCCTCAATCTCATCCTCATTCTCGTCATAGTACCTTTTCTCGGGTAATTTTAACACAACGGACCATAACTTATCAAGAGGATCGTCGATGTAACAAACttgcttaacatgttttgcCAACACAAATGGATCATTTAAAAATCCCAACTTCTTTAAATTAACCAATGTGTATCCCAAATCATCGACTTTAATCCCTTTGTTCATATCTACCCACTTACAACGAAAAAGAGGGATCCTAAAGCTGTTATAATCTAAATCCCATATACTTGTTACCACACCATAAAATATAGGTGAAGTATGCTCAATACTTTGATCCTTACCCTCCACAATCATTGTATCGGCTTGTACGCAGACACCACTACATTGAACTTGACGTGTATCATCGAGATCCTTGGTACTATAGGTAACACCATCCACTTTGTAGCCGCTGAATGTAGGAACATCTTTGTTGGGCCCATCTGCAATCCACCGTAACTCTTGTGGTACCTCTTTTTCCTCAAACAAATCTGCCCCAATCTGCCAAAAACACACAGGTTGAAAAATGAAACGAGAAATGTTCTTGTAAATAAATTTCAACAGAATTACTATAAAATATTGAACATAATACCTTGTCTTTGAACCATTTGGGGAATGTTGCATTTTGCTTGTTTCTAAGCCACATTTTGTCATTTTTATATTCCGGATATTTTGTCATCAAAAATGACATGTGCTCACTGCATGcaattaaataaacaataaaaaccaaaaacaattatatttgaaaatagaaCAAAAAATAGATTACATGATGGATATAATTTTATGACTTACTCGAAATATGGCCTTACGCTAGTAGTATTTTGTAAAACACATAAATGTGCTACATGCAAATCAGTGCTGCTCGGGGTTATCATAGTTGCATCAGATAATGGTCTGCAAATGCCATCTCCCGTGTGCCTATCATTTTTCGGTACCCCAACAGTAGCTTCTTCGTGGTTAACCAAGCACCTAACAGCTTCTTCCGCAATATAGGCCTCAGCAATACAACCTTCTGCACGAGCTCGATTCCTTATATATCCCTTAAATGTCTTCATGTATCTCTCAAAAGGATACATCCATCTAAGGAAAATTGTCCCACAAAGCTCCACTTCTCGTACAAGATGGACCGAGAGATGAAACATTAAATCAAACAAGGAAGGAGGGAAGTATTTTTCAAGCTGGCATAAAGTTTCTACCAACTGAGATTGCATTTTCTCCAACTTATCAACCTCAATAACTTTACTGCAGATTGCCTTGAAAAAGAGACAAAACCGAATAATAGTGTTCCTAACCTGTTTCTCTAGCGAGGACCAAATTGCAATTGGGAGCAGATGATGCAAGATCATATGGCAGTCATGAGATTTCATTCCAGTGAGTCTAAGTGTTTCCATTGATACAAGACTCCGAATGTTGGAACAAAAACCATCAGGCAACTTCATGCCGAGAAAAGAGGAGCAAACTGTTTTCTTTTCAGAATGAGTCAGGTTCCAAGACGCCAATGGTAACTTCTCTTTTTTCCCCAGAGTTTGTGGCCTCAATTCTGTTCTTATTCCCATTTCTGCCATGTCAAGACGGACGGTTTCCTTGTCTTTTGTCTTCTTAGGTATGTTAAGAAGAGTCCCAAGTAAAGCCtcacatatatttttctcgatGTGCATCACATCAAGAACATGCCTAACCGGCAAAAACTTCCAATAATCAAGTTCAAAGAATATTGAAACCTTCTTCCAAACTGGTCGAGGATCGCCTCTTTTTATTCGAGGTTTGCGTTGTGTCTTACCATAGATATGGCCCTGTAAATGTTGTACTCTTTGAAGGACCTCCTCTCCGGTTAATGGAACCGGAGCAATTTCCTCTTCCACGGTGTTATCAAAAGCCTGTTTCTGTTTGCGATACAGATGATGACGGGGAAACCATCTACGGTGCCTCATGACCACACACTTGTGATAATGTACCAGTCTCGTTGCTTTTGTTTCATCAATACAAATAGGACAACCATTATACCCTTTGATAATGTTTCCTGACAAGTTGCCATAGGCTGGATAATCACTGATTGTCCACAACAAAATGCCTCTAAGCAAAAAATACTCCTTCTTGTATGCGTCATAAACTTGTTTTCCATGCCACAACTTTTGTAGATCCTGTATAAGTGGTTGAAGGAAAACGTCAATATCATTGCCCGGTTGAGTTGGTCCGGATATCAGCAAACATAGCATAATATACCTCCTCTTCATACAGAGCCAAGGAGGAAGATTATAGATAGACAACAAGACTGGCCAGCAAGAGTAATCAATATTCGTGCTGTGAAAAGGATTGAATCCATCGAATGATAAAGCTAACCGGAGGTTTCTAGAATCTGAAGAAAAATCTGGCCATTTTGCATCTACTTCTTTCCATGTTTTTGAATCTGCCGGATGTCTCATCTTATCATCTTTTAATCTCTCAGTGTCATACCAAGTCAAATCCTTTGTTGTTTTAGGTGAACTAAACAAATTCCTCAAACGTGGTATTAACGGAAAATACCACAAGACCTTGGCAGGCACCCCTTCTAATTCTTCTCCTTTTTTGTTTAACTTCCATCTAGAGGCTTGACAAATGCGGCACCTCATCTCatcttcctctctctctccacgGTATAAGAGGCAATCATTCGGGCAAACATGTATTTTTTCATATTCCATTCCTAAAACACACAAACTTTTTTTAGCTTCGCTGAATGAAGAAGGGAAAGTGTTGCCTTCCGGGAGCATAGAGGCAACCAGCAGCAGAAGTTCAGAGAAGCCACCATCGGACAATTGATATTTTGCTTTGAGATAGTATAACTTTACTAAAGCCTTCATTTTAGTGAATCCTTCACATCCTGGATAAAGGGGTTCATGTTCAGATTGAACATGGTTAAACATATCTGAGGAGTCCATGgactcatcatcaccatccaCATTTTCCTCTCTCATCGGCATTTGATCCACGGATTCGGAACTGCCAGTCACTTCACCAGCCGCCTGACTTTGTCCCATATCTAATTCTACGTGCCAAATCCAACACTTGTACGTCGGATCAATACCATTTTGGAAAAGATGATCTCTCACTATTCGAGCTTTCCATGATTTACTATGACAGCATTTCAGACACGGacaactaattttattttcatcacATCCATTCTCAAAAGCAAACATCAACAATTCTTCAACTCCATTTTGAAACTCCCTTGATCTTCTATCAGCCTTCAACCAGTCCCTGTCCATTCTTTAGAAAAAAATACACAATAAGCAGCCTGAGACCTAACTGCAATGCACACAAATAAGAATGTCTTTCTACTCTAGAAAGTATGCTATCAATCGGCTGTTAGAATTAAACAACAATAtctaacaaaacacaaaaatacCCAAATACAAATTCAAGTTAAGACATAACACAGTCTTCACTGTTTTGTGAAGTTAGAGGCTGTCAATTGAAACTAATGTCTTTCTACTCAGGAAAGTATGCTATCAAGGCTgttagaattaaataatatcCAACAAAACACAGAAATTTCAATTCGAGCAACCACAATCTAAATCCATATTCAAGCAAAACAAAACTagcaaaaccaacctaaaagcaaaacataattcaagGCAAATCGAATCATGTAAAAGCAAAGCGTATGTAAAAGCAAATCGAAATTAAAAGCAAATCGAAATTAAAAGTAAAACCAACCTAAATGTTCAGAAGATGCGGAGAAACCAGAGATGCAGAGGAACCAAGTGTTCAAACCTAGATGTATGTCAATTGAGTAGATGTTTTATGGGATTgggtaatttaaatttgaatgcaAATCCACATGTGAGAAAGATGCAGAGGAGGAGATGTTTTAGGTTGAATTTGGGGATACAGAGGAGTAGATGTGTGAAAATGAATGTATGTCCGAATAACATTTAATGGTATGTCTCGATAAAGATACAGGCATTAAATACACTTTTTGAAAGACAATGGTTTTTAACAAATATACCGTTGTCTGAAAGGGATATTAACTACAATTTATATCTATAAACCGTTGTATGTCGGAACTTGTGTGTAAATCTTTCCTACAACGGTTTTAAACCGTTGTCTATTTTGCAGAAGATGacaaaaattaactttttataataagacaaaaatGCTTTGGAACACTAAAATTAGTTCCCGATTGacaagataatttttttaaacaatttttggacgatccaaccgtacggatgtcaagatATATCGGTTCTAGTCttctgaaaaaataattaaaaaattacaaatttatcttgcatgactttataagagAGATCTAGGAAAAATGCTCTTCCCTCAAACGAGATTAGTTCCCGATTGACAagataaatttttgaaatgattttctgtacgatccaaccgtacagatgtCAAGATATATCGGTTCCAGTCTTGtcatgttaggaatcaataatttttgatgataacataaacattttgtaacatgtcttacttagaatctttatcaaatttcagttgtaattgttatgtttcttatctttgggaattatcaacggatgggtagaataggatggctaattgtaaatatccaatgccatgtaattttatctaagtgaaggatattcaactgatgagatgtaactattcaactgatgaagactggatgatgtttcaactgatgcatatcaagcattcaactgaagacaaagtattcaactgatgatgctgaggaattcaactgatgagactggaacagcattcaactgatgaagtttgtgattcattcaactgatgagcctagcattcaactgataaagtcaagagcaattgaaagcaaccagaaccttcaactgatgaagcaaagagcagttgaaagtgactagagcttaagtctgacaaatcacatggatcgaattacactaaaatagacatggaagcctaattaggaaaataaagaagaagcagaaacatacttatcttatgcagtgcaatctggatcaaatcaagatgatggtcaaagatgaagacatctcagaaagcatgcataagacaaagttgtgcagcattgtttttagattagagtgcattttgtaatctagctaaaagctttgtaaaacttggagtatataaccaagttagatgcatcagttgaacttgttcaaattacttaagagaaaaatctgagagttagaacttgtttgagtgatgaaccagcagctgtgcgaattgtaatcaatccacagattcttctatataaaatctcacgggtggatctttcaatccacccgtatttttaaatacttggtgttttctgttttactttgattaagtgtattgcttcttgaatcttttaatttgtaaaagactgtattcaacccccccccttctacaatctttctaatagttggtgtaaaataacaattggtatcagagccaggttcccaacaaacagggaaaaagatcaacactgctagagaaagatgggaaagaaggatgctggagtgaagattcctgttcttgacaaagacaactattttcactggaaagtgagaatgcatctacatctgttgtccattgatgaaagctatgtgaactgcattgaaaaaggacctcatgtccccatgaaggtctgcacaagtatgggagctgatggtgaagacatggtaggaaagatgattccaaaacctatccatgaatattctcaagaagatactgaagaagtgcacaaggacaagaaaaccatgaaccttctgttcaatggtttggatcaagaaatgattgatagtgttattagctgcacaagtgccaaagaagtttgggacaccatcaggaccatctgtgaagggaatgagcaagtaagagagaacaaaatgcagcttctgattcaacaatatgagttattccatttcaaggctggtgaaagtttgagtgatacatttaacagatttcaaaaactgttaaatggtctaaagctctttggaagagtatatcaagttaaggattcaaacttgaaattcttaagagctcttcccaaagactggaaacccatgacagtctctctcagaaatacacaagaatttaaagactatactctagagagactgtatggaactttaaagacttatgagcttgaaatggaacaagatgaagagattgagaaaagccaaaagaaagggcattcatctgtggctctagttgcatctctagaggatactgtcaaggacaagggaaagtctcaagttgaagaaactgagaagttggtcaaagaggagagctcagagtcaagcaaagggaaaagaaaagagaaagatgtagctgattctggtgaagaaagtgatggaattgatgagcatctagccttcctgtcaagaagattctccaaactgaaattcaaaaagaattttaattctgcaaaatcatttaaaggcaatcccaagtctgatagaagcatggtagacagatcaaaattcaagtgcttcaactgtgggaatgcaggtcactttgcaaatgaatgcagaaagcctaaagttgagaagaattcaagtgaaaacattgactacaaaaagaaatattatgaacttctcaaacaaaaggaaagagcattcatcacaaaggatgattgggcagctggagatgattctgatgaagaggaggagtttgccaatcttgctctaatggccaactccacagatcaagaagaaaacactggaagcagtagtcaggtattcactacaaacctagttgagttaactaaagatgaatgcaatgctaccattaatgaaatgtctacagaattgtatcatttgcatgttactttaaaatctctcactaaggaaaacagtagaattaaggaagctaacacctttcttagtgatagaaacagtgccttagaagctcaatttattgagtttgagaagctgaaaattgagtgtcagacagccaaggatgatctcttggttgttctgaagagagaagagatcataagaaagcagcttgataaggaacaagagattattgccaaatggaaatctggaagagatgcttccaccaatatcattaacatgcaaggtagagagactcttgtagagaatgaatggaagaggaataagaaagtgcttgaggtatctgagaacagttcaagtgatgagaatactgatgatgatcatcagttgaaaagcaaagtctcaactgatgagagtcatcagttgaacaaaaactcatcagttgacaagaatgttctcaagaaacttaacaagaaatatggtcctgttaaaaaaagaattttgttaaaggtgagaatagttcttctgagaccagtgatagtgttaataacactcttaattccagtaacaagaacaagaagaagttggatactagtgagcataaatctgaggagactaaaaagaagaaaggaaatagaaatggcaaaataggagttaacaagcacaccaattacactcccaatgctagtgctctcaggaaaacctgcagtaagtgtggtagtgtaaatcatttatctgctaattgtaaaactgtgattgctcctaatttatctttgcctattcctatgacatctgttcctcacatgaatttatctgctatgaatatgatgcctggtttattgcctcacaatccttattctcagcctaacatgccatatatgttcaatccttattttaatgcctttaacatgcctcaatttcattcaaatttgcatggaatgaacaatgtatgcatacctcaaaggcctgtgtttgaaaacagagttgatattccaatttctcaaccaaaaccaaagattgaatcaattcaatccaaggtaaaggttgagaaagtggaaaagattgctaagactaacaaatctggacccaaagcaatttgggtaccaaaatcaacttgatctgtttgtaaaatgtgtgcagggaaaccacaagaagaatttgtggtacttggatagtggatgctctaggcacatgactggtgattcctccctgctcacaaagtttgtagagaaagctggccctagcattacctttggagatgacagcaaaggatatactatgggatatggcttgattgcaaaagagaatgtcatcattgatgaagttgcattggtgtctggtcttaagcacaacttgcttagcatcagtcagctctgtgacaaaggttacaaagttaatttcactcctgcagcatgtgttgtcaccaaagaagatgacaacaatgtggttctgattggacaaaggaaaggaaatgtgtatgtagctgactttaattctgtaaaatctgaatctatcacctgccttctcagcaaagctagctcagatgacagttggctatggcataagagattgtctcatctaaatttcaaaaccttgaatgagttagtaaagaaggacttggtaagaggtctacccaagctggaattctccaaagatggattatgtggagcctgtcagctaggaaagcaaaagagaagctctttcaaaagcaaatctctttcatcaattgtgaagccccttcagctcttgcatatggatttatttggaccagtcaacataatgtccatttcaaagaagaaatattgcttagtgattgttgatgatttttcaaaatttacttggactttcttcctgcattctaaggatgaagctgggaaaatcatcatcaatcatatcaaggcattaaacaacaatccagatgtcaaagttggaaggataagaagtgacaatggaacagaattcaagaactctgtgatgaaagaattttgtgaagaagagggaattattcatgagttttctgcaccaagaactccacaacaaaatggtgttgttgaaaggaagaatagaactcttattgaggctgcaagaaccatgattaatgaagctcaacttccaacctatttttgggctgaagctgtgaacactacttgcttcactcaaaacatttcactaattaccaaacctcataatctaactcccttccaactcttcaaaggaaagaagccaacaattagctttcttcatgtatttggatgcaagtgttatgttctaagaaatcaaggtgaaaatcttggaaaatttgaggccaaggcagatgaagctattttcgttggatactctgatggaaaatcatttagagtgtataatctgagaaccaacattgttatggaatcaatccatgtagtttttgatgataagaagattcaaggattctcagatgaaggatttcatgataatctcagatttgagaatgaaggtgaaggtgatctgtatgatagtgatgatgactgtgatgacattattcagaatgttggaattaatcctgaagctaatgttccaactgatgaccctctagtgcaagaaacaactgttattggaaattcaactgaagcatcagttgaaactacattggagggatcagttgaaacacctcaaggatcatcagttgaaagaatgtctcaaagtttcaatcagtctagaaataatgagatgtcaaatttagggggagctttccagcatggaaacctgaacttcaataatgaagccacatcatcaagacaatcacttccaccacaaagaaagtggacaagggatcatccttttgagctaattattggagatgcaaatgcatctgtacaaacaagaagagcaactcaagatgagtgtttgtacagtgcattcctttcacaggatgaacctaaagtcatagaagatgctctcaaagatgctgattgggttcttgctatgcaagaagaattaaatcaatttgagagaaacaatgtatggaagctggtacccaaacctaaaaacagaacaattgtaggaacaagatgggtattcagaaacaaggtggatgaaaatggagttgtcaccagaaacaaggcaaggcttgttgctaaaggatactctcaatctgaaggaattgattttgatgagacctttgcaccagttgcaagactggaagcaataagaatcttcctggcctatgctgctcatgcaaactttaaagtttatcaaatggatgtcaagagtgcttttctaaatggtgaactggaagaggaggtatatgtcagtcagcctcctggttttgaagatccagaatttccagagtatgtttactttttattaaaagcactctatggactaaagcaagcaccaagggcatggtatgacactctgtctcaattcttgttagataatcatttttccagaggaactgtggataaaacaatattctacagaaatgtaaatggtgcctttatcctagctcaaatttatgtagatgatataatttttggttctacagatgagaaactttgcaagaagtttgctaatctaatgaaaagtcagtatgaaatgagcatgatgggagagctcacctactttcttggtttacaagttaaacaagtaaaggaaggtatattcataaatcaaactaagtacatttatgatctacttaaaaagtttgatttattggattgcaaagaagctaagactcccatgccaacagccaccaaattagagttaagtcctaatgagaaatctgtggacatctttaattatagaggcatggttggttctcttttatatttgacagctagtagaccagatattatgttttctacatccctctgtgctagatttcaatctgatcctaaagaatcacatcttattgctatagaaagaatattcagatatcttaagggaacaccaaatcttggtatttggtaccctaaagactctggatttgatctaattggatattcagatgctgattttgcaggatgcaaaattgacagaaaaagtacaacaggcacctgtcaatttcttggtgacagattgatttcttggtttagcaaaaagcaaaattctgtatcaacctctacagctgaggctgagtacattgcagctggaagctgttgtgcacaattattgtggatgagaaatcaattacttgattatggattaaatctctcaaaaattctaatattttgtgacaacaccagtgctattgctataactgaaaatccagtacaacactcaagaaccaagcacattgacatcaaataccacttcataagagaacatgtgatggctggtactgttgaaatgcattttgttccaagtgaagaacagattgcagatattttcacaaagcctcttgatgaatccacattcacaaggttggtaagtaaattaggtatgttaaacttctcctaatttagagtgaatttttctgtattttggcagccagaatttgattaattttgatttatcaaaattgaattagttataattctggataaagtctataatatttcaactgatgaactagtgaaattgtttcaactgatgtttgaaacaatatcctcttgttttgtttttcattcaactgatgacaccagttgaagacgctttcaactgatcttcatcagttgaataggaagtttaaagaggcgcttattccatccgttgaaagtattatcagatctgagccgttgaaatttcttttgtatctctcctactttatacacacgatcgtgtgtgtaatttttgtagagttaaataagagtaatttcttctcaacggtaatttctcagccaatcacagcaattttctgagaaagtatttaagtgttttaatttattttcatctcttttcatctcactctttcgaattctcaaagctctcttctctctctgtgcaaaagcaagctctaatttttcttcaagttttctctgtaactgcaatggcaccaatgaagaagtatactacaccaagtgggttcatttatgagaagaacaacttcgcatcatttgtggataccaaggctgtagaggagaaggagtatcacaagatgatggagttcatcaagtcaagccagctctcttatgttatgcttgaagctcctaccatctaccatgaaatagtggaggagatgtggacctctgcagagtttaatagtgagaatgaaactctaactttctctattaataatgaaactcattctgttaatgctgatgttatgaaagcatgctttaaaatACCTGAAgacactgttttatctttgcctagtgatattcagttggttaatatactTTAttccatgaattatgttttgccaactgatgccttaggtaaaatagaaagaagaggtcttaggagagaatggagttatctgtgtgatgcttttattaaggcattttctggtaaaattagtaatttcaatgctcttacttcccagattctACAAATGCTCTACAtatacctgactaatgaatatttcaactttggtggtttgatgatccaagaaattggggagaaactaggtgctaaaactgatagacctaggaatatttattatgtcagatttcttatgatgctagctaatcatctcaatgataagctagttattactaacaaggaagccaagcttcccaattttgtgcaggaaaagagagtctttaaagacctctttaggatgaatctatacccctccttggaggtggtgtacctgccaataatggaggctggaaaggaaaaagaggtacatggctttcctactactctttctcaaccctcaccttctttgctttctgccatcagagctgttgaagaggcccatcaacagcccacacaagtggcaaaaccttctaaaaccaaatcttctaaaacaacctcagatgcctcccaaaagacatctgttgtaaaatccaagaaacacaaacctgaggggagtgtgattggaggttgtgagggggagggaaagggtgaacataaaagaagccctaagaataaggatggaaaggtgtgtgctgaccagcctggccactctgcagtctcccaaaagactgtagatgttaatatggaattaaactcatccctagcagcatcctcccaaaaggatgttgctattgaaaatagtcctcaaccagggacacagttaaaaagggggagggacaccacttcttcaccaataaaagcttatgggagaaagaagatgagaagtgacaaagttaagcactctgcacacacacaggcatccattctggattttatgcctttaacttctcaaagtcagattgatgtgactccaataaatgtggagtcacagcccccttcttcatctcaacaaatcacccatatttatgatcttaccatctctactactcaaacacaatccccaacctcctctgcggatgtggaattaattcacaccacacttgtaaattctccatctttggatttcatggagaagcccccatctgagattgatcatcatcattttgatgatttgttggatctttctcttccacttccttcttctgtgacagtgtgttctgtggattttcctttaaaatcaatcaccacagactcaactatcacagcctctaaacctatttcttcattttcttcaactgatctccctcatcagttgacaagtgtttgtccttcaactgatctgcttaacagctctcatcagttgaatgcctcctctacttatgtttcaactgatgttcctcatcagttgacaactgctgctacttcaattaatttacctttttctacagcagttgatcacatggtagcacaaacacttctaggattgagttgagtgagctatggagtggagaggcagcctagtgagctggcaaaaggagagggtgtggagagtctggaattttcttctagccaggaaaaaggagaggataagagtgaccctttagtaagggtaagtgagggagaggtaattggtgtggtgagccaaggggagcccttgatgcaagaaaagagagaaattgagagaaatgcaggtgtcaatgaagggtttagtgaacaagagtttcaagctgaatacagatccatattggatagtgtttcactagaccctgagactt
Coding sequences:
- the LOC108221456 gene encoding uncharacterized protein LOC108221456, producing the protein MDRDWLKADRRSREFQNGVEELLMFAFENGCDENKISCPCLKCCHSKSWKARIVRDHLFQNGIDPTYKCWIWHVELDMGQSQAAGEVTGSSESVDQMPMREENVDGDDESMDSSDMFNHVQSEHEPLYPGCEGFTKMKALVKLYYLKAKYQLSDGGFSELLLLVASMLPEGNTFPSSFSEAKKSLCVLGMEYEKIHVCPNDCLLYRGEREEDEMRCRICQASRWKLNKKGEELEGVPAKVLWYFPLIPRLRNLFSSPKTTKDLTWYDTERLKDDKMRHPADSKTWKEVDAKWPDFSSDSRNLRLVVYL
- the LOC135152766 gene encoding uncharacterized protein LOC135152766 produces the protein MLCLLISGPTQPGNDIDVFLQPLIQDLQKLWHGKQVYDAYKKEYFLLRGILLWTISDYPAYGNLSGNIIKGYNGCPICIDETKATRLVHYHKCVVMRHRRWFPRHHLYRKQKQAFDNTVEEEIAPVPLTGEEVLQRVQHLQGHIYGKTQRKPRIKRGDPRPVWKKVSIFFELDYWKFLPVRHVLDVMHIEKNICEALLGTLLNIPKKTKDKETVRLDMAEMGIRTELRPQTLGKKEKLPLASWNLTHSEKKTVCSSFLGMKLPDGFCSNIRSLVSMETLRLTGMKSHDCHMILHHLLPIAIWSSLEKQVRNTIIRFCLFFKAICSKVIEVDKLEKMQSQLVETLCQLEKYFPPSLFDLMFHLSVHLVREVELCGTIFLRWMYPFERYMKTFKGYIRNRARAEGCIAEAYIAEEAVRCLVNHEEATVGVPKNDRHTGDGICRPLSDATMITPSSTDLHVAHLCVLQNTTSVRPYFDEHMSFLMTKYPEYKNDKMWLRNKQNATFPKWFKDKIGADLFEEKEVPQELRWIADGPNKDVPTFSGYKVDGVTYSTKDLDDTRQVQCSGVCVQADTMIVEGKDQSIEHTSPIFYGVVTSIWDLDYNSFRIPLFRCKWVDMNKGIKVDDLGYTLVNLKKLGFLNDPFVLAKHVKQVCYIDDPLDKLWSVVLKLPEKRYYDENEDEIEGSVEVELENDCFMPNLLEVDLAEEDLATYIRNVDELIALS